One Alosa alosa isolate M-15738 ecotype Scorff River chromosome 22, AALO_Geno_1.1, whole genome shotgun sequence DNA segment encodes these proteins:
- the nupr1b gene encoding nuclear protein 1b, producing the protein MSFVEVKNLEPTTFEERYYDEYEYYNLSDRYTGGASRKGRSKKEASENTNRQNPAGHERKITEKLQNAEKNAKQ; encoded by the exons ATGAGTTTCGTggaagtgaagaatctcgagcCCACAACTTTTGAGGAGCGTTACTATGATGAATATGAATACTACAATCTGAGTGACCGTTATACAG GGGGCGCCAGTCGCAAAGGCCGATCCAAGAAGGAGGCGAGTGAGAACACCAACCGTCAGAACCCCGCGGGCCACGAGCGCAAGATCACCGAGAAGCTGCAAAACGCGGAGAAAAACGCCAAGCAGTGA